A window from Drosophila kikkawai strain 14028-0561.14 chromosome 2L, DkikHiC1v2, whole genome shotgun sequence encodes these proteins:
- the LOC108085345 gene encoding uncharacterized protein — MAVKILLTLLLLCVAFELGSQCQTKTNTVNGCDVVVNTSPCCKGKKLEHQCVCDFTCSEWDKPCNWVLTCKEEIENINNFRRAKNKLNVFRLPSRTQKECLQININTHKHPNCCDKFCAVYTDVCF; from the exons ATGGCTGTCAAGATCCTGCTGACTCTGCTGCTCCTTTGCGTTGCCTTCGAGTTGGGCTCGCAGTGCCAAACTAAAACCAACACTGTAAATGGCTGCGACGTGGTGGTGAACACGAGTCCTTGCTGCAAGGGCAAGAAACTGGAACATCAGTGCGTCTGCGATTTTACCTGCTCGGAGTGGGACAAACCCTGTAACTGGGTACTCACCTGTAAGGAGGAAATCGAGAACATTAACAATTTCCGTCGGGCTAAGAACAAGCTAA ATGTTTTCAGACTGCCAAGTCGTACCCAAAAAGAGTGTCTGCAGATCAATATCAACACACATAAACACCCCAACTGTTGCGACAAGTTTTGCGCCGTATATACagatgtttgtttttaa